The genomic stretch CCGACTACAACGAGCCCCTTCAGGGCGACCTGCAGGACCACCCCAGCACGGGCCTGGTGAACGCCACGACCACCGGCATGCTGGACGCCAGCCGCCAGGACGCGGCCAACTACGTGCGCTACACCGGCATCCTGGGCCGCGAGGCGTACTACCTGGACACCAACGAGTCGCGCTACATCACCGAGCTGGTGCAGGGGAGCATGGACCCGTCCAGCTTCGCCGGCGGCGGCCTGTGGAGCGGCCGCTACCACTCCATCCGCACGGGCGAGACGCTGATCGCCGCGCTCGACAAGCTGCCGGCCAACGACGACCTGTCGGCCGCGCAGAAGGAGGGCATCCGCGGGTTCGTGAACACCATCCAGGCCATCGACCTGCTGGCGGTGGCGAACACCCGCGAGCGCGCGCCGGTGGAGATCCCGGTGGGCCCCACCGACACCCCGGGGCCGCTGGCCGACCGCGCGGCGCTGTTCACCCGCATCTACAAGCTGCTCGACGACGGCTACGTCCACCTGGGCAACGCCGGGACCGGCTTCTCGTTCGCGCTGCCCAGCGGCTTCTCGCAGTTCGGGCTGGCGAACCCCGCGGGCGTGCGCAAGGTGAACCGCGCCATCCGCGCCCGCGTGGACGTGTTCCAGGGCAACTACGCGGCGGCGCTCACCGACCTGGGGGGCTCGTTCATCAGCACGGCGGGCACCGACCGCGCCTCGATCAACGCCGGCGCGTACTACAACTTCTCCGGCGGCGCGGGCGACCTTCCCAACTCGCTCACCAGCGCGTCGCCGCAGGCGGCCGACGTCCGCGTGCGCGACGAGGCGCAGACGCAGCCCGGCGGCGCCCTCGACGCCCGCTACGTGATCAAGGTGGGCAACCGCGCGGGCGGCGCCACGCGCTCGTTCCTGGGGATCAGCAGCAACCTGATCTTCCGGATGTACAACCAGAGCCCCTTCTACGGCACGGGCGGCACGTCGTCGCCCATCCCCATCGTCCGCAACGAGGAGCTGATCCTGCTGCGGGCCGAGGCGCAGTGGAAGACGGGGCACCTGCCCGAGGCCATCGCCGACCTCAACTTCGTCCGCGTCAACTCGGGCGGCCTGGCGGCGCGCGCGGACCTGACGGCGGCCAACTTCCAGTCCGCGCTGCTGTACGAGCGCCGGTACTCGCTGCTGTATGAGGGCGGGTTCCGCTGGATGGACCTGCGCCGCTTCGGGCTGCTGAGCTCGCTGGACGGCTATCCGCGCACCGGCGACAAGATCGCGGAGTACTTCCCCATCCCCTTCGCCGAGTGCCTCCAGCGCCCGGCCGGGACCCCCGGCTGCTCGGCCCACTGAGCCAGCCGTTCGGTAGATGAACAGCAGGGGGCGCCCGAAAGGGTGCCCCCTGCTGCTTTTCCGTCCGATGCGCTCCGACCTCCCCGCCTCGGCCTCCGTTCACGGCCCCCGCGATGATCATCCTAATGTAGGGGCTGCGATTCATCGCGCCCGAAAACTCTCCGCCGCGCAGAACTGCGGTTGATCGGGGGATGCCGAAGATGCCTCGCTCCCCGTCCGCCCGATCGCGTCCGCAACGGACGAACATCCGCCGATCCCCCGCCGTTCAACGGGTCGATGAGGGCTTGCCTGACATCTCCCGACCTCCGAACGACGCATCAAACCACATCGCCGTGCATCTCCCGAATCGCCTGCCGATGCTGTGGCGAAGGCGGGATGATGTACGGCGATGCGCGGCGGTTCGCTGCGGGGGGATTCCGGATGCGATGAATCGCACCCCTACAACTGCAAGGGCAACAAGGGGTTCGGCTACTTCACGGCGAAGGAGACGCGGACGACGGCGGTGATGTCCTTCTCCAGCGAGCTGGTGTCGTTGATGCCGTAGTCGCTCACCTCGGTGGAGTTGCGCGGGGTGATCTGGAAGACGCCCATCTTGGCGCTCCGCACCGCACCGATCTCGCTGCCCACGCTCTTGGCGATGGCTTCGGCGCGCAGCTTGGCGTCGCGCGTGGCCTCGGCGAGCATCTGCGTGCGCACCTGGTCGAGGTGCGTGTACAGGTACTCCGGCGCGGGGGAGACCAGCGGCACGCCCGCGTTGATCAGCTCGTTCGCGCGCTGCGAGAGCGCGGTGACGCCGCGCACATCCGCAGAGCGCACGGTGAAGCGCTGCGTGAGCTTGTAGCCCGCCAGGTCGCCCGTCTCGGTGCCGTTCACCAGCATCCGGTTCTGCCGCAGCGTCTCCACCGGGTCGATGGTGACGAGCGAATCGGCCATGCCGCTCGCCTTGAGGAACGCGCGGATCTGCTGCGAGCTGCCGCTCAGCTCGCGGTAGGCGTCCTGCACCACCGGCGCCTGCGCGGTCACGCTCAGCTTCCAGACGATGAAGTCCGCGCGGATGGGCCGCTTGGCCGAGCCGGTGACGGCGATCTCGTCGTTGGCGCGCTTGATGTTGCGGATGGCGCCGGCCGCGAGCAGCGCGGAGAGCACCAGCCCGAGGGCCAGCGCGACCATGCCCCAGAAGAGCTGGGGAAAGCGTTCGGACATGAGACGTGTCGATGTGGGTGGGATGCGGGCGGGGCGTCGCGGTGGGGCCGCATCGCCAATGTACGTACCGCGCCCGCCGCAGAGAAGAACGGCATTTCGGCAGATACTGAGATCGGCGCGTCGTTCCGCCTCGACGTTCCGGTAGATGCGCACGCGGAGGATCGACGCCGACGCCCTACTCGCCGTTCGCGTGGGGTGCGGGTCCGGAATTACTATCCCCGCGGCGGATGCGGGGGGAAATCACTGGAGAACGGACGGACCGGGGATGCAGATCCAGCCGACGACGGGCGCGCAGAGCGAAGCCGCACACCAGCTTACGCCGTCGGGGCTGTGGGCGCTGACGATCACGACGGGCGTGACGGTCGCCAGCCTGTACTACAACCAGCCGCTGCTGGACGCCATCGCGCGCAGCTTCCACCGCACGGCGGGCGAGGCGGGTGCCATCCCCACGCTCACGCAGGCAGGCTACGCGACGGGGCTGCTGCTGATCGTGCCGCTGGGCGACGTGCTGGAGCGGCGCCGCCTCCTGCTCGCCACGCTCGTAGCGGTCGCGGTGGCGTTAGGGCTGGCGGCCATGGCGCCGTCGCTGGGGGCGCTGGCGGCGCTCAGCTTCGCCATCGGCCTCACGGGCGTGGGGCCGCAGATCGCGGTGCCGTTCGCCGCGGCGCTCACGCCCCCGGAGCGCCGCGGCAAGACGGTGGGCCTGGTGATGACGGGGCTCATCACCGGCATCCTGCTGGCGCGCACCGTGGCCGGCGCGGTGGGCTCGGCGTACGGGTGGCGCGTGGTGTTCGGCGGCGCGGCGGCGGCCATGCTGGTGCTGGCGGCGAGCGTCGCCTCGTTCCTCCCCCGCGCGCCTGCGGGCGAGCGCGTGCGCTACGTGGACGTGCTGCGCAGCATCCCCCCGCTGGTCGTGCGCTACCCCTTGCTGCGCGAGGCGGCGCTGGCGGGCGGGATGGCGTTCGCCGCGTTCAGCGCCTTCTGGACCGCGCTCACGTTCCACCTCAGCGCGGCGCCGTGGAGCTACGGGCCGGGAACGATCGGCGCCTTTGGACTCGTGGGCGTGGCGGGGGCGCTGGCTGCCTCCGCGGCGGGGCGGCTGGCGGACCGCACGGGGCCGCGGCGCGTGGTGGGCTACGGGCTGGCGACGCTCGCCGCGTCGTTCGTGCTGATGTTCGCCTTCCGCACGTCGCTGGCGGGGCTGATCGCGGGCATCGTCCTGCTCGACCTGGGCGTGCAGGGCACCCACATCTCCAACCAGGCGCGCGTCTACAGCCTGCCCGCCGAGCTGCACAGCCGGCTGAACACCGTGTACATGGTCAGCTACTTCGTGGGCGGCGCGCTCGGTTCCCTCCTCGGCGCCGCCGCGTGGACGCACTTCGGCTGGCCGGGCGTCTGCGCCCTCGGCGCGGGCATGGCCGGCGTAGCGCTCGCCGCGCATCTCATCGGCGGGAGGACTGGGGAGAGCTGACGGGCCGCTGACTGACTGCCGCGCATCCGCCGAACCCTCCGCCCATCCGCACTGCTGTTTCCTCATCGACGCCGCGCCTCGCATCTCCTAAATGCGACCGCAGTCACGTCCGTTCCTCGCCCGCCGGTCCACGTCTCCCGAAGATCCATGCGTAGCGGTGTCCACAACGAAACTCTTGACAGGGAGTTTGCCAATACGTATTAACTAGACACTCGCCAATACGTATTAGCAAAATCCGACCATCCCGGATGACGCCGCGCTCCTCGCTCTCCCGTTCCGTCACCACGCACGACGTGGCCGCCCGCGCGGGAGTCTCGCAGGCGACCGTCTCGCTCGTGCTGGGTGGGAACGCGAAAGCCCGGGTGGCGGCGGCGACCCGAGAGCGGGTGGTGCGCGCGGCCGCGGAGCTGGGCTACCGCGCCAACATCGTGGCCCGCAGCCTGGCGCGCGGCCGGTCGTACGCCATCGGCGTGGTGATCCCGGAGCTGTCGAACCCGTTCTTCCTGGACGTGGTGGGCGGCATCCAGCGCGTGGCGGCGGAGGCGGGCTACGCGGTCCTGTTGTGCGACGCCCGCGAGCAGTCGCCGGAGCGGCACCTGGACGCGCTGCGGGCGCGGCAGATCGACGGGCTGATCGTGGACGCGGTCGCCGCCGCCTCTATCGCGGCCGACGAGCTGACGGAGCTGAAGGTGGTTCTCGTAGACGAGCCGTCGGAGCGGTGGCCGGGGGTGGCGAGCGACGCCACGGGCGCGGGGCGGCTGGCCGCGGAGCACCTGCTGGCGCTGGGCCACCGGGACTTCGCCTTCGTCGGCCCCGCGACGGACGTCCACTCGTTCCGGATGCGCGAGCGCGGGTTCGTGACGGCGCTGCGGCAGGCGGGGGTGACGATGACGACCGAGCGGCTGCGGCGCGCGTCGCCGTCCATCGCCGCGGGGCAGACGGCCATGCGGAGCCTCCTCGCCCTCCCCAAACGCCCGACGGCGGTGTTCTGCGCGAACGACCTGCTTGCGCTCGGCGCGCTCAAGGCCTGTCTCGCGGCCGGCGTGAAGGTGCCTTCGGAGATGAGCATCGTGGGCTGCGACGACATCGAGATGGCGCGGGTGGTCACGCCGGAGCTGACCACGGTTGCCGTGCCCGCCCGCGAGCTGGGTGCCCGCGCCGCGCGTCTCCTCCTTCGCCAGCTCGACAAGCCGGAAGAGGCGGTCCGCCCCGCCCGAGCCCTGCCCGTGCGCCTGGTGGCGCGCGGCACCACCGCCCCGCCCCGCGGCACGACGGAGCCCAAGAGCTGATGCGCCACGCCACCATCACCGGAACCGGCTCGTTCGTGCCCGCCCGCGTGCTCACCAACGCGGACCTCTCGGCCATGCTGGGCGAGGACGTGGACGCGTTCGTGAGCGGCACGCTGGGCATCCGCGAGCGCCGCGTGTGCGCGCCCGACGAGTCCGCGGCGGACCTGGCGGAGGAGGCGGCCCGCCGCGCGATGGCCGACGCGGGGCTAGGGCCGGAGGAGATCGACCTGCTCATCGTATCTACCGACACGCCGGAGTACGTCTCGCCCGCCACCTCGTCCGTCCTCCACGGCCGGCTGGGGCTGCGGCGCGGGGCGGGCACGTTCGACCTGAACAGCGCCTGCTCGGGGTTCGCGACGGCGCTGGACGTGGCGTGGAAGTACGTCCGGGCGGACGAGCGGTACGAGCGCGTGCTCGTCGTGGCCGTCTACGCGATGAGCAAGTTCGTGGACTACGCGGACAAGAAGACGGCGACCATCTTCGCGGACGGAGCGGGGGCGGTCGTGCTCGAAGCGTCGGACGCGGAAGGGATCCTCGCATCGGAGCTGTTCGCGGACGGCAGCCTGTCGCACGGCATGGGTGTGTTTGCGGGCGGGACGGCCGAGCCGGTGACCGAGGACGTGCTGCGCCAGGGCTACCGCAACCGCCTGCGCTTCGTGGAGAAGTACCCGAAGGAGGTGAACGAGGAGGGATGGCCGCGCATTGTCCGCTCCGTCCTCTCGCGGATCGGCCGGAAGACGGCAGATGTCGATCTCTGGCTTTGGACGCAGGTGAACCGGTCCACGATCGAGGTGGTGATGGACAGGCTGGGGGAGCCGATGGAGAAGGCGCACACGGTGATGGACAAGTGGGGATACACCGGCTCGGCGTGCCTGCCGATGGCGCTGGACGACGCCGTGCGCGCGGGCCGCATCTCCCGGGGCGACCTGCTGGTGCTCACCGGATCGGGCGCCGGGCTGGCGATGGGGTGCGTGGCGCTGCGGTGGACGCGCGAGCGGGAGGCCGAGCGTGTCTGAGACCGTCGTCTCCGTCTTCCTGGAGCGCGCGGCGCGCTACGGCGACCGTCCGGCGCTGCACGTCCTGGCCTCCGGCGGCGCCGCGCGCGACGAGACGCTGAGCTGGCGCGAGTGGGCAGATGCGTCGCGCCGGTTCGCCGCGGCGCTGGTGAGCGCGGGCCACCGGCCGGGCGAGAGCGTCGCCGTCCTCGCCGGCAACCGGACGCTGTGGCCCATCGCGGACCTGGGGATCGTGATGGCGGGCGGAGTGAGCGTCGGCCTCTACCCCACGAGTCCGGCGCAGCAGATCCGCGGGATCGTGGAGGACTGCGGGGCGTCGCTGGCGGTGGCCGACACGGCGGAGCAGGCGGAGAAGCTGGCGGACGTGCAGCGCAGCGTGCCCGGGCTTCGAACGGTCGTCTGTCCGGACGTGCGGGCATCCACCGCAAAAGCCGTGGGGTGGGACGAGTGGCTGGCGCGCGGGGCGCGGGCGCTGAGCCGCGGGCGCGACGTGGCCGCGGAGGTGGACCGCCGCATCGCCGCCGCGCGTGCGGACGACGTGGCGATGCTCATCTACACCTCCGGTAGCACGGGCGAGCCCAAGGGGGCGATGATCCCGCACCGCTACATCCTCGATTCCGCGCTGTCCATCCAGGGCACGCTGGGGCTGGACGAGCGCGACACGTCGCTCTCCTTCCTCCCCTTCTGCCACGCGGCGGAGCGCATCTTCGGGCTGTACACGCGCATCGTGTGCGGGATGGAGGCGGGGCTGGTGGAGGACCATGCCCGCGTGTGGCAGGCGGTGCGCGCCTTCTCGCCCACGGTGTTCGGCGGGCTGCCGCGCTTCTTCGAGAAGGCGTACGAGGCGTTGCGGGTGGAGCAGGACGCGGCGGCGGGCGACGAGCGCGCGCGCTGGGACCGCACGGTGGAGCTGGGCCGCCGCGTCTCCCGCCTGCGCGAGGCGGGGGAGAGCGTGCCCGCGGAGCTGGAGGCGGAGTGGAGGCAGACGGGCGGGCCGGTGTTCGCCCGCGCCCGGGCACTCTTCGGCGGGCGGGTGCGCAGGGCCACGTCCGGCGGCTCCGCGCTGCCCCGCGAGGTGAGCGAGTACCTGGATGCGCTCGCCTTCCCGGTGCTGGGCGCCTACGGCCTCTCCGAGCACCTGTGCGTCGCCTTCAACCGGCCGGACGCGTACTCGCTGGATGCCGCGGGGCCGCCCATGCCGGGCACCGAGCTGAGCATCGCGCCGGACGGCGAGGTGCTGGTGCGGCGCGGGCCGCTGACGTTCGCCGGCTACCGCGGGCGGCCGGAGGAGACGGCGGCGGCGTTCTCGGCAGACGGCGAGTGGCTGCTGACGGGCGACGTGGGCGAGGTGGACGGGCGGGGGATGCTGCGCGTTACGGGGCGGAAGAAGGAGCTGATCGCCCTCTCCGGCGGCAAGAAGGTGGCGCCGCTGCCCATCGAGTCGCGCCTGGCGGAGCACCCGTGGATCGGACGCGCGGTGCTGTTCGGAGAGGGGCGGCGCTTCATCTCCGCGCTGGTCTGCCTGCGGCGCGGCGAGGTGGAGGCGTGGGCCCGCGACGCCGGGGTAGACGCGGGATGGGACGAGCTGGTGGAGCACCCCGAGGTGGTGGGCCGCGTGCAGGCCGCGGTGGACGAGGTGAACGCCGGCCTCTCCAACCCCGAGCGCGTGCGCCGCTTCGCGCTGCTGGACCGCGACCTCTCGGCAGACGAGGACGAGCTGACCCCCACGCTGAAGATCCGCAGGCCCGTGGTCGCCGAGAAGCACCGCGACCGCCTGGAAGCCCTCTACCTCACCAGGCCATGAAGCGCACTGCACTGGCGGCGATCGTCCTGGCCGCCCTGCTCATCGCGGCATCGTACGCGTCGGCCTTCCTGCCCGGCGGCGCGGCGTCGTGGGCGCCGTGGGGCCTGGCGATGGGGATGCCCGTGATGCTCGTGGGGCTGATGGTGATCGGCGCGTCGCGCGGCGGGCAGGGCGTGGGCCGGCTCGCGTGGCCGTTCGCGCTCGTGGGGCTGATGCTCGCTGTCGGCTTCGCGCTCGCCCTGGCGCTGCCGGCGGACGAGGGCGCGGGGTCGCCGCTGTACCTGGGCCTGCCGCTGCGCGCCGCGATCATCCTATACGGCATCGGCCTGCTGCCCATCGTGATCCTGCCCGTGGCGTACGCCCTCACCTTCCGTGACCAGACGCTCGACCCCGAAGACCTGGTGCGCGTCCGCGAGGCCGGCGAAGCGTGGCGCCGCAGCCAGGGCCTCGCACCCGACGGCTCCGCATCGGCCGAGAAGGCATCGGGCGAGTCCGAATCGGCCGTGTCCGCATCTCCCGAGTCTGCATCTCCCGAACACATGTCTGCCGAGAGGAAGCGCGTGGGCGTTCCCGCATCTACCGAACATGAGCCCGTGCTGGTACGGGTCGCGGGCGACGAGGTGGCGCCGTGACCGCCGCGCCCATGGTGCAGGGGACGCAGCCCGCCATCGTGGCGGTGGCGCTGGCGTACTTCGCGGTGGTGGTCGCCATCAGCGTGTGGGCGAGCCGCAAGACGAAGACGGCCAAGGACTTCTTCGTCGCCGGCCACGGCATCGGCCTCGTCGCGCTCACCGTCGCGTCGGTGTCGACGGCGGTGTCGGGCTTCGCGTTCATCGGCGGGCCGGGGCTCATCTACACCATGGGGCTGGGCGCGATGTTCATCGTCCTGCCCGCGTCGGTGACCAACGTGCTGGGCGCATGGGTGCTGGCGAAGCGCATGCGGCTGCTGGGCGAGGCGCGCGGCCTGATCACCGTGCCGGACGCCATCGGGGCGCGCTACCGGTCGCCGGCGGCGCAGGGGCTGGCGGGGCTGGCGATGCTCATCGGCATCATCGGCTACATGGCGACCAACGCGCTGGCCATGGGCGTGGTGATCGACGCGCTGTTCGGCGTGGGCATCAAGCCGGGGATCTGGATCGGGATGGGGGTGACGCTGGCGTACTCGGTGGGGGGCGGCATCCTGGCCGGCATCTACGTGGACGTGTTCCAGGGCCTGCTGATGGCGCTCGCCTCCGTCCTCGTCTTCCTCTTCGTGCTGCGTGTGGGCGGCGGGCTGGGCGGCATCTCCACGCACATCCTGGCGAACGATCCCACGTTCCTGGGGCCGTGGGGGAAGGCGACGCCGCTGGCCGCGCTGTCGTTCTTCTTCGTCTTCGCGGTGGGCTCGCTGGGGCAGCCGCAGGGCATCCACAAGTACTACATGCTGCGCGACCCGCTGCAGCTCAAGTGGTATCCGCTGCTCAAGACGCTGGGCCTCATCCTGGTGCTGCTGCTGTACTTCGGCGTGGGCGTGGGCGTGAAGTCGCTGGTGGCCCGCGGCGCGCTGGCCCCGCTGGGCGCGCCGGACGAGGCGACGCCCACCTTCCTGCTGCACTTCACGCCCGTGCTCCTCGCCGCCGTGGTCTTCTCCGGCGTGGCGGCGGCGACGATGAGCGCCGTCAACTCGTTCATCAACATCGGCGCGGCGGTGGTCACGCACGACCTGCCCATCGCGCTGGGACTGACGCCGAAGAACGAGCTGATGCGCGGCCGCATCTCCACCGCCGTGATCGCGGTGGCGGCGGCGCTGCTGGCGCAGGTGTCGGGATCGATGGTGGCGTTCTTGGGCATCTTCGGCTGGGGCCTGTTCGCGTCCACACTGGTGCCGGCGCTGGCCGTGGGCCTCAACTGGAAGGGCGCCACCCGGCAGGGCGCCATCGCCAGCATCGGCACGGGCCTGGTGCTCACGCTCGTGTGCGAGACGCTGGGCTACCTCAAGCTCTACAAGCTGCCCACCGGCGTCACCGTGAGCGGCCTCTCGCTGGTGCTCTCCATCCTGGTTTTCTTCGGCGTCTCGTGGCTCACCCGCGAGGGCACCGGCGCCGCCATCGACGCCGACGTCCGCCTCGTCATGGAGGTCTGACGATGCCCACGCTCGATACGCCCAGCATCGACGTTCGACCGCCGGAACTCATCCAGCAGCCGGTAGATGCATCGCATTCGTCCAACGGCGGGCAATCGGTAGATGCGCATCTCCCGGCAGATGCTCGGCTTTCGGTAGATGCACGGCCTTCGATCAATGCGCGTCCATCGGCAGATGCACATCTCCCGGCAGATGCTCGGCCGTCTGGAGATGCGAATCTCTCAGCAGATGCGCGGCCCTTGATAAACCGAAACATCTCGGCCGATGCGCGGCTTTCGGCGAACGGCGGCGCCTCTGCGGATGCGAGGGCTTCGACGGGCACCTCTGGAGATGCGAAGCCATCCGCCGACGGCACTTCGGCAGATGCGCGGCTGATAGACGGGCCGCTGGCGTTCGAGGCGCTGGAGGCGGGGATGGCGGCGGAGTACGCGCGGACCGTGGGCGATGCGGACATCGTGGCGTTCGCGGAGGTGAGCGGCGACCGCAACCCGGCGCACCTGGACGAGGAGGCGGCGGCGCGCGGGCCGTTCGGCGGGCGCATCGCGCACGGGATGCTTTCCGCCGCGTACGTGAGCACCGCGCTGGCGACCAAGCTTCCGGGACCCGGCACCATCTACCTGTCGCAGAGCCTGCGCTTCGTGCGCCCGGTGCGCATCGGCGACACGGTGACGGCGCGGGTGGAGGTGGCCGAGGTGATCGCCGCCAAGCGCCGCGTGCGCCTGAAGACGACCTGCACCAACCAGCGCGGCGAGACGCTGCTGGACGGCGAGGCGCTGGTGATGGTTCCCGCGGAGCCGGCGTGAGCGCCCGCCGCGGCCACGCACGCGGGGAGCGCGCACCCCCGTAGCGAGCAGAAAGACCGAGAGCGGTCCGGCGGCGGCCCCAGAGCCCGCCGCGAAGCAGTGCCCAACCGCGCACGCCCTCTCCCGGCGGCGCATTCGCCCCACAACCCGTGAGGTCCTGTCATGACCCGCTGCATCCCGCGCGTCTCCTGGCGCGCAATCCTGATGGCCGCGCTGCTGGCGCTGGCCCCGTCGCTGGCCCTGGCCCAGGGCGGCGGCACCATCCGCGGCACGCTGGCCGGGCCCGAGGGCCGCGCCATCTCCGGCGCGGTGGTGAGCGTGGTGGGCACGCGCCACAGCGCCGTCACCAGCTCGCTGGGCGCCTTCACCATCACCGGCGTGGCGCCGGGCACGTACCAGCTGCGCGCCTTCCGCAGCGGCTACCGCGGCCCCGACACGCAGGTCGTGGTGGGCACCACCGAGGCGTCGCTGGTGGCGCTGAAGCTGGAGGAGGCGCCCATCGAGCTGAACGGCATCGTGGTCTCCGCCTCGCGGCGCGCGGAGCGGCTTACGGACGCGCCGGCCACCATCACGCGCATCGGCACCGACGTGCTGGACAACGTGGTGGGCAACTCGTTCGCGGGGGCGCTCAAGGAGGTGAAGGGGCTGGACTTCATCCAGACGGGCGTGACCAGCGTGGCGGTGAACGCACGCGGCTTCAACAGCTCGTTCAACAACCGCATGCTCATGCTGGAAGACGGCCGCGTGGCCGTGCTGCCCGAGAACGGGCTGCCGGTGGGCCAGCTCACCGCGACGCCCAAGGTGGACCTGTCCGGCATCGAGGTGCTGGTGGGCCCCGGCTCGGCCCTGTACGGCGCCGACGCGTCGAACGGCGTGATCGCGCTGCAGAGCAAGGACCCGCGCGAGTTCCCCGGCCTCACGGTCGAGGCGAGCGGCGGCTCGCGGCAGTACAAGGACGTGCAGGCGCGCTACGCCGGCACGGCGGGCAGCTTCGGCTTCAAGGCCAGCGGCGAGTTCCAGGGCGCGAACGACTGGAGCAACATCCTCAGCTACACCAACTCGGTGGGCGGCACGCCGGTGGTGCTGCGCGAGGACGGGCTCAAGAACCCGATCGACTGGCGCAGCCGGGTGGCGCGCGGCACGGCGAGCGGCGTGTACTACCGCGGCGAGAACCGGCTGGAGGTGTCCGGCGGCCTGAGCAGCACCAACGGCGTGGGCCAGACCAACGTGGGCCGCAACCAGCTCACCGACTGGCACTACAACTTCGGCCAGGCCAAGTTCTCGACCCCGCACTTCTTCATCAACGCGTACCGCACGCAGAGCACGTCGGGCAAGTCGTTCGCGCTCAACCGCTACGCGGCGGCGCAGGCCAGCAACCCGACCCTCTCGGCAGACTCGCTGCGCATGCTGTCGGACTGGCCCAGCAACG from Longimicrobiaceae bacterium encodes the following:
- a CDS encoding TonB-dependent receptor encodes the protein MTRCIPRVSWRAILMAALLALAPSLALAQGGGTIRGTLAGPEGRAISGAVVSVVGTRHSAVTSSLGAFTITGVAPGTYQLRAFRSGYRGPDTQVVVGTTEASLVALKLEEAPIELNGIVVSASRRAERLTDAPATITRIGTDVLDNVVGNSFAGALKEVKGLDFIQTGVTSVAVNARGFNSSFNNRMLMLEDGRVAVLPENGLPVGQLTATPKVDLSGIEVLVGPGSALYGADASNGVIALQSKDPREFPGLTVEASGGSRQYKDVQARYAGTAGSFGFKASGEFQGANDWSNILSYTNSVGGTPVVLREDGLKNPIDWRSRVARGTASGVYYRGENRLEVSGGLSSTNGVGQTNVGRNQLTDWHYNFGQAKFSTPHFFINAYRTQSTSGKSFALNRYAAAQASNPTLSADSLRMLSDWPSNGRLYAAEAQNNFRIRALRNTAVVWGGQYRLDRVSSDRQWLSDRQTGEDVSIRQLGAYAQTTTPVMPWLDVVLAGRLDDHQNYDRQFSPKAGLVFKPAPGQALRATYNRAFKSPTILQTNFFIPDWTPVISIYGNTRGFTVKNAAGTVVSTYEPLQPERNQTWELGYKGVVHNRLFLDVAAYRSSYEHFMSPLVVISNPFTGATATFAYDADGNKILNQAGIAPVTLIYYNLGDAQLRGVDGGVNYVLNPRVSFKGTLSLVDLQHVEVPAGREEATALNAPATKWTVGTNVNDLATPLGTLLAGASLRHVGGYYFRSGINMGRISNFSTVDLNLGYRVPRYNSLLNLGVSNLFGCTGSFTYASSLPVGDPRRTSDPTNAHPISESRSCGFNKKHAEMINMPEIGTMVFLGLQFQTR